One Aphidius gifuensis isolate YNYX2018 linkage group LG3, ASM1490517v1, whole genome shotgun sequence DNA window includes the following coding sequences:
- the LOC122851891 gene encoding morphogenetic regulator of filamentous growth protein 1-like, whose protein sequence is MNLRHNITATALGLRNQMTIPIDIDLTNRINIAGSSLTNIQNRQNVTQTSVQSYQQQAQQAQQQVQQQVQQQSAIAAAACHLATFTQQSHYHSLGHHGQTIQLHNSNNSQLHRNYHSGIHEPNGTSHRTRYPFPFIGYTPYRRY, encoded by the coding sequence ATGAATTTACGTCATAATATTACAGCAACAGCCCTCGGTTTACGTAATCAAATGACAATACCAATCGACATTGACTTAACAAATCGAATTAATATTGCTGGTTCAAGTTTAACCAATATACAAAATCGTCAAAATGTTACACAAACAAGTGTACAATCTTATCAACAACAAGCTCAACAAGCCCAACAACAAGTTCAACAACAGGTTCAACAACAATCAGCAATTGCAGCTGCAGCATGTCATCTTGCAACTTTTACACAACAAAGTCATTATCATTCATTGGGCCATCATGGTCAAACAATACAATtacataattcaaataattcgCAATTACATCGTAATTATCATAGTGGTATACATGAACCAAATGGAACATCACATAGAACGCGATATCCATTTCCATTTATCGGTTATACACCATACAgaagatattaa
- the LOC122851873 gene encoding zinc finger CCCH domain-containing protein 11A-like, with amino-acid sequence MEQNHKNQDCYFFYYSTCTKGDSCGFRHESSALGCEVMCQYWQQGNCLNEHCNFRHMELKKNRKSIPCYWESQRGGCKKPHCPFMHAAERSASEQALINQPKTSDMQLKPVSQEWSNRPDDGKFDGSGGESDQGRGSSEAGSFIGSPAVDPLIVNFDEESDSEGVTSSPSKNQSTTSVPYCKTYEEIRLEEIQAESAAYYSYEQSSSSSTTTTGAAAVVPSSSYQQQTGGGKEKKPSVIRTIRKTLSLYSRDKIGQLKQENKTINTSGDLNFKILTLDEIRKRKNESLIDDKLINNSSDITKSAIITLDKVKISSDTNKILSRKRNFDDSNDNIDNNTNDCNEKKCKIEKLSIVPPVRLRRTKIDDEDCKISGKIEVRLCDSSTDDINNQKIIVSSLENIQNDNDKKIDIDENIDDLKIDQFIDGHSNDHFQDESDDVLKDIDALLD; translated from the exons ATGGAGCAGAACCACAAAAATCAAGATTGCTACTTTTTTTACTATTCCACATGTACCAAG gGAGATAGTTGTGGATTCCGACATGAATCTTCGGCACTTGGCTGTGAAGTCATGTGTCAATATTGGCAGCAGGGTAATTGCTTAAATGAACATTGCAATTTTAGACACATGGAACTCAag aAAAATCGCAAATCAATTCCATGCTATTGGGAATCACAAAGAGGAGGATGCAAAAAACCACATTGCCCATTTATGCATGCTGCTGAACGTTCAGCCAGTGAACAAGCTTTGATTAATCAACCCAAGACAAGTGATATGCAACTCAAACCAGTCAGTCAAGAGTGGTCAAATCGTCCag atGATGGAAAATTCGATGGAAGTGGTGGTGAATCAGATCAAGGACGTGGTAGCAGTGAAGCTGGAAGTTTCATCGGTAGTCCAGCAGTCGATCCTTTGATCGTAAATTTTGACGAAG AGTCAGATAGTGAAGGTGTAACATCATCACCAAGTAAAAACCAGTCAACAACAAGTGTACCATACTGCAAAACATACGAAGAGATTAGACTGGAAGAAATACAAGCTGAGAGTGCAGCATACTATTCATACGagcaatcatcatcatcatcaacaacaacaacaggagcAGCAGCAGTTGTACCAAGTAGTTCATATCAACAACAAACTGGTggtggaaaagaaaaaaaaccatcagTAATACgaacaattagaaaaacatTATCACTATATTCACGTGATAAAATAGGTCaattaaaacaagaaaataaaacaataaatacaagtggtgatttaaattttaaaatattaacactAGATGAAATACGTAAACGTAAAAATGaatcattaattgatgataaattaataaataattcaagtgatATAACAAAAAGTGCAATAATAACACTtgataaagtaaaaatatcaagtgatactaataaaatattatcaagaaaacgtaattttgatgattctAATGAtaacattgataataatactaatgattgtaatgaaaaaaaatgtaaaattgaaaaattatcaatagtaCCACCAGTTAGATTACGTAGAactaaaattgatgatgaagattGTAAAATTAGTGGAAAAATTGAAGTACGTCTTTGTGACAGTAGtactgatgatattaataatcaaaaaattattgtatcatcattagaaaatattcaaaatgataatgataaaaaaattgatattgatgaaaatattgatgatttaaaaattgatcaatttattGATGGACATTCAAATGATCATTTTCAAGATGAGTCTGATGATGTGCTTAAAGACATTGATGCATTACTTGActga